The Xanthocytophaga agilis nucleotide sequence CACCCGAAACGGGACTGATATCTTTATTCAGGTGAAAGACAATGGAATTGGGTTTGAAGTGGAGAGAGAAATGGCAATGGGAAAGGGTATCGGCTTATCCAGCATCCAAAATAGAGTTGCGTTACTGAATGGCACAATGAATGTGTATTCGCAGCCCAACCAAGGTGTCCAAATCACTATCCTTTTACCTGAAAAATCAGTTAAAAAAGTAACAACACCCTAAACTCCATTTTTAAGATTTTAATAACTATTATTTTTTATTTCCTGGTTCGATGCCATACATGTTTTCACATAAATGTGTTTATTTCAGGTTTTACTACATCTTTCATATTTTCCTATATTCTCTTTGCCCTTTCCGCTACTTTATTGTTCAGAATGTATTATGTAAAGCATTCTACCAGATAAATAGTGCACTCATTTAAAACTCCAACTCTCCCCTTCTTTTTGAAATTAGCCATAAAAGGGCCAAAAAACTTCATCTTTTAACAGAAATATTCAGGTTTTGTGAATACAGGCATAAAAGTATATTCATTTCAAATGTTTGTATAATACCATCTTCCCTCAATAAAGCCTTCTAAAGAAAAATAAAATTTATACTATTTTTAGCTGTTGAATTGACGCGTATTTCCTCAACCCTTCAAATCTTACAGAGACCTGTATCGAACCACTTACCCCAACCTTATAATCTGCAATATTATCATTATCTTGTAACTACAAACAAACCTTCTGAATAATTCTTCCCAAAAAATGGCTTTTATTCTTTCAAAAATATGTTTATCAGTTCTGACCCAGAAAGTGTTGAGGGCAATCTGGGGGCCAATGTATTTTATGAGCTTCTAACTCAGCACTGGCAGCCTGCATTCAGTCAGAAAAGCAACAAAATAAAACTGACCATCGAGTTATCGCTGGAAATAGATGCAATTATCCGTTTGCATATTTTCTCTTATGATATAGTTGTAAAAGAGTGGCAAAACAACAGCTCTATTGAATACCAGATTAAACTAGCAATTGGTAATTTATTATTTGATGCAGGGGCTATTCATCACCTGCCTTTTGATTATGAGAAAATGGATGAGCTTATTGATGCCTGTGTAGCCGCTGCAAAAATCTACTATCCCACCCAACCCGTAGAGAGTGAATAGTTACTCTCTAATAGTCTCAAACTGTATCATTAGTTACAGACCAATCCTCAGGCACGGGATTTTTGTCTTTGTTAGATAAAGACTTAACAATTTGTTAACATTATCTGATATAAGACAATGGCAAAGAAAAAAAAGAAGAAGAATAAAAATTCTTTATGGAAAAGTATCAAGCCCTTCGCAAAAAACAACAAAGCGCTTCTATCCATTTTGGGTGCTGTAGGTGTAGGAGCGGCTTTGGCTTCAGTAATTGGTACAGAGAAAGTAAATCAATGGATTGAGCAGGCCTCAGATGCGTTGAACAGACAAAATACACCATTAAGTAATGGTCATGTCTCCAAAGTAAAGCCTTCTATGGGATAAATACATCTGAATTTGCATTATACAGCTATTCTATTACTATCAAGTTCCTGGCTATTGTTATCAGGAACTTGATAGTAATAGTTATTATTGTCGTTCCAGATTGGGTAATCGGACCCGAAAACAGCTTCCCTGGTTTTCCGTTGATTCCAGCCCAATGGTTCCCTTTAGTTTATCTACTGCCTGAGCAGCCAGATACAATCCGAGACCAGCACCTTCAGATCGTTCAGAAGCCCGAAAAAACATATCAAAGACACGTGTTTGATATTGTGTGGCAATGCCTATACCATTATCACGTACTTCAATCAACGTTTCGAATGAGCTACTGGTAACTTTGATATCCACAATGGATAGTTCCCGGCTATAATCACGGTAACGGATTGCATTATCTATCAGATGTGACAAAATCAACTCTACCCGATCCGGGTCTGTAACAAAGTGGCCTGATATCTGAAAGTCAGTCCGTATAATGACCGTTTCATTAATAAGATGTGTTTTTTTAAAACCGGAAACAACATCTGTGATTTGTTGTTCCCAGTCAATTGTCTGTGTTTGTAGTTGCAAACGCCGGTTCAATGAATATTTCAGAATTTCAGCAATGACTTTATCCTGCTTTTTCAGCACTTTTTGTCCCAACTCCATATAAAGTTGAAGCTGGTCAGTATTCAATTGATTCTCTTCAGATTCCTGTCGAATTAACTCCAGCAAGCTCATTAATGAAGCAATAGGTGCCCGAAGATCATGGGAAGTCTGATACACAAACCGATCCAACTCGTGATTGAGATGTTTGAGCTGATGGTTTTGTTCATAACGTAGCTGACTGATCATTTTGAGTCGGTGCAGTGTACGAACAGTACCACGTGATAAGGCAAAAGCCATGAGTGCCACAAAAATAAAAAGCCCTAGTGGCAAAAAAGGCCCTGTGTGTAGAAGACCTAATTCTCTTGCCCAGTCATTCACAAAAGCAAGCAGAACTGCACTAAAGCCTAGCAGGTACTCCCGACTATCTGTTACCTTTTGTCTCCATGCTC carries:
- a CDS encoding sensor histidine kinase: MMFLPGRSNRKLFVALLGLWICFLPGYAQVSIVYTDSLAIQAHIPVVKVQNQSPIVSRYVSAYEIPTHQQYFQTIAVTFGLISCMLLAAFLGLFWYRRDYKPPLYFAFVCLLSVGEIITNNEEFILLFVPISLQNVVRLNYLFFALIVFAFASHIRSAFSRLLPRWFYLTIGLVCSPVAVLALVSPLELLYGIFQGFSLFTLVVTLYSWVLLVGAWRQKVTDSREYLLGFSAVLLAFVNDWARELGLLHTGPFLPLGLFIFVALMAFALSRGTVRTLHRLKMISQLRYEQNHQLKHLNHELDRFVYQTSHDLRAPIASLMSLLELIRQESEENQLNTDQLQLYMELGQKVLKKQDKVIAEILKYSLNRRLQLQTQTIDWEQQITDVVSGFKKTHLINETVIIRTDFQISGHFVTDPDRVELILSHLIDNAIRYRDYSRELSIVDIKVTSSSFETLIEVRDNGIGIATQYQTRVFDMFFRASERSEGAGLGLYLAAQAVDKLKGTIGLESTENQGSCFRVRLPNLERQ